The Phacochoerus africanus isolate WHEZ1 chromosome 3, ROS_Pafr_v1, whole genome shotgun sequence genome window below encodes:
- the LOC125123667 gene encoding UDP-glucuronosyltransferase 1A10-like, whose product MAPVVLTRFLPLCVCLLLSPGFAEAGKLLVVPMDGSHWFTMHLVVEKLIHRGHEVVLVTPEVSWQLTNSLNMTVKTYSTTYTLEDLNREFQIFSDFQWKAWQMSMFSMLMSAPTKFFDYIFSHCGSLFNDTKLVKYIEESSFDAVFLDPFDMCGLIVAKYFSLPAVVFTRGPFCHHLEEGTQCPMPLSYVPRQLSAFSDVMTFGERLRNHIWHLEERLFCHYFVKRALEIASEIFQTKVTAYDLFSQPSVWLLRTDFVLDYPKPVMPNMIFIGGINCHEGKPLPKVRYSPAAY is encoded by the coding sequence ATGGCTCCTGTGGTTTTAACCCgtttccttcctctctgtgtgtgtctgctgCTGTCCCCTGGTTTTGCCGAGGCAGGCAAGCTGCTGGTAGTACCCATGGATGGGAGCCACTGGTTTACCATGCATTTGGTTGTGGAGAAACTCATCCACAGAGGACATGAGGTGGTCTTGGTCACGCCAGAGGTGAGTTGGCAACTGACAAATTCATTAAATATGACAGTGAAGACTTATTCCACCACGTACACTCTGGAGGATTTGAATCGTGAGTTCCAGATCTTCTCTGATTTCCAGTGGAAAGCCTGGCAAATGAGTATGTTTTCTATGTTAATGAGTGCGCCCACCAAATTTTTTGACTACATATTTTCACATTGTGGGAGTCTGTTTAATGACACCAAGCTGGTCAAATACATAGAAGAGAGTTCCTTCGATGCCGTATTTCTAGATCCTTTTGATATGTGTGGCTTAATTGTAGCCAAGTATTTTTCCCTCCCGGCTGTGGTCTTCACCAGGGGACCATTTTGCCATCATCTGGAAGAGGGCACTCAGTGTCCCATGCCTCTTTCTTACGTTCCAAGACAACTCTCCGCGTTCTCGGATGTCATGACTTTTGGGGAGCGATTGCGGAATCACATCTGGCACTTGGAGGAACGTTTGTTCTGCCACTATTTTGTAAAGAGAGCTTTAGAAATTGCCTCTGAGATTTTCCAGACGAAGGTCACAGCCTACGACCTCTTTAGCCAACCATCAGTTTGGTTGCTGCGGACTGACTTTGTCTTGGACTATCCCAAGCCCGTGATGCCCAACATGATCTTCATCGGAGGCATCAACTGCCACGAGGGAAAGCCATTGCCAAAGGTACGTTACTCTCCCGCCGCCTATTAA